The following proteins are encoded in a genomic region of Salvelinus namaycush isolate Seneca chromosome 12, SaNama_1.0, whole genome shotgun sequence:
- the LOC120057593 gene encoding proto-oncogene DBL → MAEANPFRGLPRLRRAAMSFPGNLHLVLVLRPTSLLQSPSGTGTDLGFRFSQEDFMLKMPVVMLSSVTDLLRYIDENQLTSEFGGTLEYCHSDWVVLRTAIESFAVTVKEIAQLLQSFGTELAETELPDEADDIEFLLRSHTDKYRQLKDDIRSVMREGRHLLSNLEAAKAAKADGQEDKDIKQDWDTVQRLLAQLRDMEMAFDGFFEKHHLKLQQYLQLMRYEMSFHEVQTILDRLSGQEKEVAAVGGTVVQTEQLLKDLESLDTRAQEEMGRAQIIILRGHQLATGHHYALALIVQRCNELRHHCDVLTTAIRAKRAALTRIRDLLLRLEEARRWCDEGAYLLANQLVDKFQSKEGAQGALQDIERLQEETPLCLSQSPDVLSLEFEAILTPQLESQIGVATEKLSAMQRMIHNRQACLRKLADIQVRPIQLVAPRPEHSPRCKSPLFSPKHSVDFNSVLNSRFSFDLLPGKRAARKSPRKIEVMHDYEENRNSLSYGQEGEESPDQLKRHIIKELIETERIYVEELLSVLLGYRAEMDNPALSHLLPSVLRSKKEVLFGNMPEIYKFHSRTFLQDLEGCLETPERVGACFLRRKEKFQVYERYCQNKPHSELLWRQCSASLFFQACQKKLEHKLGLDSYLLKPVQRLTKYQLLLKELLKHSADSDYISELQGALESMLDLLKSVNDSMHQIAITGYEGELSDLGRVLMQGSFSVWISHKRGPTRMKARFKPMQRHLFLHEHALLFCKRREEHGEGHDRTPFYSFKHCLRMSAVGITENVKGDVKKFELWYSGREEVYVVQAPTFQIKIAWLTEIRKILTNQQRLLQGFYFASTCLSASMLEDIPPIQLSEQTPLSPPSTDSKPLDQSLSTEEAESSGRTSPVLTDPVVFSPQPQHNNRRSWPGTSHSVDICEGPEDWSTTDLSNLSDSDEEDDPTPLVPGRYRALVESSVCSTDDLIIKCGDVIQLLDQDTVGKWLVRNVSRCDEGRVSADNLHRILGESGRAHSGRMEGEGLPVEQ, encoded by the exons CCCACCAGCCTCCTGCAGAGTCCCTCAGGCACCGGCACTGACTTGGGCTTCCGCTTCAGCCAGGAGGACTTCATGCTCAAGATGCCG GTGGTTATGCTCAGTTCAGTGACGGACCTGCTTCGCTACATCGATGAGAACCAGCTGACCTCAGAGTTTGGTGGAACTCTGGAGTACTGCCACAGTGACTGGGTTGTCCTTCGTACG GCTATTGAGAGCTTTGCCGTGACTGTGAAGGAGATAGCCCAGTTGCTGCAGTCGTTCGGCACCGAGCTCGCCGAGACCGAGCTTCCAGATGAGGCCGACGACATCGAATTCCTCCTCAGATCCCACACTGACAAATACAGGCAGCTGAAA GATGACATCAGGTCAGTGATGCGGGAGGGCCGTCACTTGCTCTCCAACCTGGAAGCCGCCAAGGCAGCTAAAGCTGATGGTCAGGAGGACAAAGATATCAAACAGGACTGGGACACGGTGCAGAG GCTTCTGGCCCAACTACGGGACATGGAGATGGCTTTTGATGGCTTTTTtgagaagcatcacctgaaactGCAGCAGTACCTTCAGCTGATGAGATACGAGATGAGCTTTCATGAGGTACAGACA ATCCTGGACCGGCTGTCTGGTCAGGAGAAGGAGGTCGCTGCAGTGGGCGGGACTGTGGTCCAGACAGAACAGCTATTAAAAGATCTGGAGTCACTGGACACCCGCGCACAG GAAGAGATGGGCCGCGCCCAGATAATCATCCTGCGCGGCCACCAGCTGGCCACCGGTCACCACTACGCTCTGGCCCTGATCGTCCAGCGGTGCAACGAGCTGCGGCACCACTGTGACGTGCTGACCACCGCTATCCGAGCCAAACGGGCTGCCCTCACCCGCATACGTGACCTGCTGCTGCGTCTGGAAGAG GCCCGGCGCTGGTGTGACGAGGGGGCTTACCTCTTAGCCAATCAGCTGGTGGATAAGTTCCAGTCCAAGGAGGGAGCTCAGGGAGCGCTGCAGGATATAGAGAGACTCCAGGAGGAGACACCGTTGTGTCTGAGCCAAAGCCCTGATGTCCTCAGTCTGGAGTTCGAGGCCATCCTGACCCCTCAGCTAGAG tcTCAGATTGGGGTGGCCACTGAGAAGCTGTCTGCCATGCAGAGAATGATCCACAACAGACAGGCATGTCTGAGGAAGCTGGCTGACATTCAGGTGCGGCCCATCCAGCTGGTGGCCCCTCGGCCTGAACACTCTCCCCGGTGCAaatcccctctcttctcccccaaaCACA GTGTAGATTTCAACTCGGTTCTCAACTCAAGGTTCTCTTTTGACCTCTTACCTGGCAAGAGGGCAGCTCGGAAAAGCCCTAGAAAG atAGAGGTGATGCATGACTATGAGGAGAATCGCAACTCTCTCTCCTATGgccaggagggagaggagagcccAGACCAGCTGAAACG ACACATAATCAAAGAGCTTATTGAGACAGAGAGGATCTATGTAGAGGAGCTGCTCTCTGTCTTGCTG GGTTACAGGGCAGAGATGGATAACCCCGCCCTCTCCCACCTACTGCCCTCTGTCCTGCGCAGCAAGAAGGAGGTCCTGTTTGGGAATATGCCAGAGATCTACAAATTCCATAGCAG gaCCTTCCTCCAGGACTTGGAGGGGTGCCTGGAGACTCCCGAGAGGGTTGGAGCCTGCTTTCTACGACGG AAAGAAAAGTTCCAGGTGTACGAGCGTTACTGTCAGAACAAACCGCACTCCGAGTTGCTATGGAGACAGTGCTCTGCTTCCCTCTTCTTCCAG GCGTGTCAGAAGAAGCTGGAGCACAAGCTGGGGTTAGACTCGTACCTCCTAAAGCCTGTCCAGAGACTGACCAAGTACCAGCTGCTGCTCAAG GAGCTGTTGAAGCACAGCGCAGACAGTGATTATATCTCTGAGCTGCAGGGGGCACTAGAGTCCATGCTGGATCTTCTCAAGTCTGTCAACGACTCCATGCACCAGATCGCCATCACAGGTTATGAG GGGGAGCTGAGTGACCTGGGTCGGGTGCTGATGCAGGGCTCCTTCAGTGTGTGGATCAGCCATAAGAGGGGCCCGACGAGGATGAAGGCCCGTTTCAAACCCATGCAGAGGCATCTCTTCCTGCATGAGCACGCTCTGCTCTTCTGCAAGCGCCGTGAGGAGCATGGGGAGGGCCACGACCGCACCCCCTTCTATAGCTTCAAGCACTGCCTGAGG aTGAGTGCTGTTGGCATCACTGAGAATGTCAAAGGCGACGTGAAGAAGTTTGAGCTCTGGTACAGTGGCAGAGAGGAGGTGTATGTTGTTCAG GCCCCTACGTTCCAGATCAAGATCGCCTGGCTCACCGAGATCAGGAAAATTCTCACCAACCAACAGAGGCTCCTCCAAGGTTTCTACTTTGCGTCTACTTGTCTGTCAGCTTCCATGTTGG aagACATTCCCCCTATTCAACTCTCAGAGCAGactcctctgtctcctccctctacTGACAG TAAGCCTCTAGACCAGTCCCTCAGCACGGAGGAGGCCGAGTCGTCGGGCCGCACCAGCCCCGTCCTCACAGACCCCGTGGTCTTCTCCCCCCAGCCCCAGCACAACAATCGACGCA GTTGGCCTGGCACCTCCCATTCAGTGGACATCTGTGAGGGTCCGGAGGACTGGAGCACCACTGACTTGTCCAACCTGTCAGACTCTGACGAGGAGGACGACCCTACTCCACTG GTTCCTGGGAGGTACAGGGCCCTGGTGGAAAGTAGTGTGTGCAGTACAGATGACCTCATCATTAAGTGCGGCGATGTCATCCAGCTGCTGGATCAGGACACTGTAGGGAAGTG gctCGTGAGGAATGTCAGTCGTTGTGATGAGGGTCGGGTCTCAGCTGATAACCTGCACAGGATTCTGGGAGAGAGTGGCCGTGCCCACTCAGGCAGGATGGAAGGTGAGGGGCTCCCCGTGGAGCAATAG